The stretch of DNA TGCTGCGTGCGTCGATGAACAGGGTAAAATCGTCACCGACTTCATCCAGTGTGCCGCGGATGTTGATCCATTCGTTCACAAATTCCCGATAGGAATCCCGTCTGAGCTGATCGATGCGCACATACACAATTCGCTGTCCCGAACGCGTTTCCAGTTGATACTGAAATTGGCGAGACATGGCGTCATCTTCCGGAACGATGCGCAAATACCCCTCAAATTCCTGAAAGAGCGCAGCGGGCGGGGGTGCGAGATTTGCAAGATCCTGAGCGGGTATACGGGGTTGTTCCTCCAACAGGGGGTCGATGGGTTCCGGTTCCGGTTCGAAGGACTCTGCGCGTTCGGGGATGAGGTCGAGTCGGGTATCCCTGGCTGCCGGTTCTGCTGGGGTTTTTTCAGCATCCGATGCCGGGGGCAGGGATTCCTCTACGGCAATGGCATCATCCGGCATACTCTCTTCGGACGGTGCTTCCCCATCCTCGTGTTGTGGAAGAGAGGGTGGTGAAGGTGGTTCCAGAGAGGATGCAGGTTCCGGTGTGGTTGCAACGGGTGCAGTTTGCGGCAGCTGAAAATAGACGGGGATCTCCTTGTTAAAGGAAACCCTGCCAACCGACAGGCGCGATCGCACATTTACAAGATCCCCTCGCTGATAGCGTGTCAGCACCCAGCTGCGGTAGGTGGGATTGGTGCGGATGAGGGTTCCCTCCTTGAGCTGGTTGCGGCTCAAAACCTCGCGCTTGTTGACATAACCGATGAATTCTCCCTCGTAGGTGGACCAGTACCAGGTGTCTCCGAGACTCGCATCCAATACGCGCGGGAAGTCAGGTGAGGCACCGGGATCGATCTCCATGTAGGTGATGATGTCCGAATCCTTATCCGGAAAGACATGGGCCGGGACGCGCACGCTCTTCGCTGTCGCAACGGACGCATTCACGAGCAATAGCGCAACCACACAAAAGCGGGACAGGATGATTGTTCGCGTCAGCAGAGCCATGGTTGTCAAGGTTTGGGTCGGTTAGGCTGGCACCTTAGGGATTTCATCCGCGTGTCGCAAGCAGGGATTGAATCTCCTTTTCGTTGAGAACCCGATGCCCCCCGGGGGCGAGTCCCTTCAGCGCAAAGCGTCCGATGCTCACGCGCTGTAGTTTTTTCACATCCCGGCGGGAGTGTTTGAACAAACGCCGAATTTCCCGCTTTTTTCCGTGGCAAAGCACGACCTCAAGCGAACTGTAGGGTGGTTTGTCACGACGGGGAGGGATGATTTTCTCAAATTTCAGCAGTTCCCCCTCCACCCGCTGTCCCTGCAGAAACCAGGGAAACTCTTCAGGACTCAGTGGTGGTTTGAAACTCACAAGATAATGTTTCTCTATCGCGCGGGACGGGTGGGTCAGTTGCTGGGCAAACGCTCCATCGTTGGTGATGATGACCAGCCCCGATGAATCCTTGTCCAGACGACCGGCGACAAAGAGTTTCAACCGCTGCAGTTGGCGCGGCAACAGTTCAAAGACCAGTTTGTCTGCAAAGTCGTCCTGGTTGGAACACACATAGCCGCGAGGCTTGTTGACGGCGATCACGTATCGCGGGGGGTGCAAATTGGAGATGCTCTTGCCGTTGACCACAATATCGTGCTCCTGCGGATCGACGCGCTGTCCGATGTGGGCAACCTGTCCATCGACCTTGACGCGTCCTTCCTCGATCCATTTTTCCGCTTCCCGCCGGGAACAAAGTCCCTTGTTGGCGATGATTTTCTGAAGACGTTCTTCCATAGTGACTGCGTTGCGTGACTGACAATAGTGTTTACTTGCGAGGCGTTTCCTGTTTGCAATTTGAAAGGGTCCTCTGATCGTTCCTTGCGATTCAGGAAGCCTTTTTGTTACCAGAACAAACGATTGAATACCAAATGAGCAGCGATCAAAAGACAAAAACAGCGGTTGTGACAGGTGCGAGCCGTGGAATTGGGAAAGCCATTGCCCTTGAGTTGGCTGCATCCGGACATCGGGTGTGTTGTGTGAGCCGCAGTGTCGCGAGCAGTCAGCCGGTTGTGGATGCGATCATCGCTGCTGGTGGGCAGGCCAAGGCCTACGCGGTGGATGTCTCCAGTGCTGACGAAGTGAAGGCGGCGTGTGAAGCCATGCTCAAGGAATGGGGACTCGTGGATGTGTTGGTCAACAATGCGGGCATCACGCGGGACGGTCTCATGATTCGCATGTCCGACGATGACTGGAATCAGGTCATCCAGACCAACCTCACCAGTTGCTTCACCTGGACGCGCGAACTCATCCGTCCGATGGCAAGGGCGCGCTGGGGTCGGGTCATCAACATTGCTTCCGTGATCGGACTCATCGGCAATGCGGGGCAGGCCAACTATGCGGCAGCCAAAGCTGGCATCATCGGCATGACCAAGAGCGTCGCCAAGGAGTTTGCCGCACGCAACATCACCGCGAATGTGGTGGCTCCGGGCTTCATCCAGACCGACATGACCGACGTGCTCGGCGACGAGGTAAAGGAGCAGATTCTCAAGCAGATTCCGATGAAGCGCATGGGGACTCCAGAAGACATTTCCAAGGTCGTTGGCTTCCTTGCATCGAGCCATTCTGATTACGTTACAGGGCAGGTTTTTACCGTTGACGGCGGTATGGTAATGTGATCTTAAAGTTGAGCTTCAATCAAACCGAGTCATTATGAGCGATAAATCTATTGAAGAAAGAGTTAGCGAAATCATCGTCAACCAGCTGAACGTCAATGAAGATCAGATCAAGCCCGAAGCTTCCTTCATCGACGATCTGGGTGCGGATTCCCTCGACACTGTTGAGTTGATCATGGCCTTTGAAGAAGAATTCAAGGATGAGTTGAACGATGAGATCCCCGAGTCCGATGCGGAAAAGCTTCAGACGGTGGGTGATGTAATCGCCTATATCAAGGAGAAAGCAGGGGCCTGAGTCCTTGCGTTGAACCGTTCTGAGGTGACCTCGGTTACCCACCCAATTTCAGCTAGAATTTGATGCCTTCGGTGCCGGAAATTTCCGTGCCGGAGGCAAAATCGTATTTCATGACAGCGACCCAAAGCAAAGAACGCATTTTTGTGACCGGAATGGGTGTCGTCACTGCACTTGGTGAAGACATTGAAACGTTCTGGAGCAATCTGACCGCCGGTAAGAGTGGACTCGCACCGGTGTCCCATTTTGACACGGAAGGGTTTCCCACAAAGGTCGCCGGTGAGGTCAGGGACTTTGACGTCACCCGTTACATGGATCCGAAGGAGGCCAAGCGCAATGACCGCTACACGCATTTCGGACTGGCAGCCGCCAAACTGGCAGTGCAGGACAGCGGCATCGATTTTTCCAGCGTGGATACGGATCGGGTGGGTGTGCTCGTCGGCTCCGGCATCGGCGGCATGGAAACCATTGAGCAACAGGCTCGCAATTTGATTGAAAAGGGACCGCGGCGGGTATCCGCTTTCATGATTCCCGCACTGATTTCGAACATCGCTTCGGGAGTGATTGCGATCGAATACGGACTCAAGGGACCCAACTTTGGCGTTGTCAGTGCGTGCTCGACGGGGTCTCACGCCATCGGTGAGGCGGCTCGCATCCTGCGCTCGGGGGATGCGGACATCATGATCGCCGGAGGCAGTGAATCCTCGATCACCGCTCTCGCGTTTGCGGGCTTCTGCTCCATGAAGGCGATGAGTACGAGCTACAATGACACTCCCCAGACGGCCAGCCGTCCCTTTGACCTCAACCGTGATGGATTTGTCATGGGTGAAGGTGCAGGTGTCCTGATGCTTGAGACAGAATCCAGCGCGCGTAAGCGCGGAGCAAAAATTTACGCGGAGGTCGTGGGGTATGGAGCTTCCAATGATGCCTACCACATCACGGCTCCGACTCCCGATGGTTATGGACTTTCCCTTGCCATCCGCAATTGCCTGAAAACTGCGGGAGTGGATCCCGATGTCGTCGGCTACATCAACGCTCACGGCACTTCAACCAAGTACAACGACTCAACTGAAACTGGCTGCATCAAGACGGTTTTTGGAGAGCGCGCTTACCAGATTCCGGTTAGTTCGACCAAATCGATGACGGGGCACTTGTTGGGTGCTGCGGGTTCGGTTGAGGCCATTGCCTGCATTCAGGCACTGCGCACAGGCATTATTCCTCCGACCATCAACTACGAAACTCCTGATCCCGAGTGCGATCTGGACTACGTGCCCAATCAGGCTAGAGAGGCCAGCATTGAGTACGCACTTTCCAACAATCTGGGATTTGGCGGACACAATACCTCGCTTCTGTTCAAGAAGGTTTGAGGCCTTCGATCCCCTATTGATCGCTGAGGTGTGAGACAATTTTCACCTCAGCGCAAACATGCCCTTTCGATCCAATAGCGCTGCATCAACAGCCTGTCTTGGATGTTGACGCAGCTGAAACATCATTCCTTGGCTGTTGGCAGGGTGTAGGGTCCATCGGCAACGGGGATGCCAAAATCGGGGGAACCGTCTTCACGCCATTGGATGACTTGGGCGCGTGTGGCGCGGTCGGGGTTGCGCAAGGGTTCACCCTCAATGTGTTCGTAGTTGCGTGCGTGGTAGACGAGAATGTCGTAGGTGCCACAGGGAGTGGTGGTAAAACTGTTGTGGCCCGTTCCAAACTGACTGGTGGATGCATTGCTTTGCAGCACGGGTTCGGGAGACTTGGTCCAGACAGTGGCATCGAGCAGGTCGGCATCATCGGGAGCCGAGAGCAGTCCGAGACAATAGTTCGCATCCGTCGCACTGGCGGAGTAGGTCATCCACACCCGTCCGTTTCGGATGAGCACTGCAGGGGCTTCGTTGACCCAGTGGCCACGCTGTTCCCAGTCCAATTCGGGACGCGTGAGCAGCGTGATTTCTCCGGTGATTGAAGTTGGGCTGTCCATGCGCGCGATGTAGAGATTGGTTCCCCGAACCTCAGGTTCATTTTGCGTCCAGACCAGATAGCGCACGCCCTGGTGTTCAAACGTGGTCGCGTCGAGCGTGAAGGATTCCCAGCCCACTTCGAGCTTTCCCTGCTCAGTCCAGGCATCGGTCAGTGGGTTGGGTCCCTCGCACTCCAGAACCCACAAGCGGATCGCCCATATCTGCTCGGCTTCGCCTGCAGAAAAATACACGTACCATTTTCCGTCGATGAAGTGAATTTCGGGGGCCCAGATGTGGGCACCCATGACCCCGGTTTCGTGTTTTTCCCAGATGACTTTGGGTGTGGCGGTTGAGAGTCCGCCCAGTGTGCGGGCACGGCG from Puniceicoccaceae bacterium encodes:
- the fabF gene encoding beta-ketoacyl-ACP synthase II, giving the protein MTATQSKERIFVTGMGVVTALGEDIETFWSNLTAGKSGLAPVSHFDTEGFPTKVAGEVRDFDVTRYMDPKEAKRNDRYTHFGLAAAKLAVQDSGIDFSSVDTDRVGVLVGSGIGGMETIEQQARNLIEKGPRRVSAFMIPALISNIASGVIAIEYGLKGPNFGVVSACSTGSHAIGEAARILRSGDADIMIAGGSESSITALAFAGFCSMKAMSTSYNDTPQTASRPFDLNRDGFVMGEGAGVLMLETESSARKRGAKIYAEVVGYGASNDAYHITAPTPDGYGLSLAIRNCLKTAGVDPDVVGYINAHGTSTKYNDSTETGCIKTVFGERAYQIPVSSTKSMTGHLLGAAGSVEAIACIQALRTGIIPPTINYETPDPECDLDYVPNQAREASIEYALSNNLGFGGHNTSLLFKKV
- the acpP gene encoding acyl carrier protein — encoded protein: MSDKSIEERVSEIIVNQLNVNEDQIKPEASFIDDLGADSLDTVELIMAFEEEFKDELNDEIPESDAEKLQTVGDVIAYIKEKAGA
- a CDS encoding pseudouridine synthase, translating into MEERLQKIIANKGLCSRREAEKWIEEGRVKVDGQVAHIGQRVDPQEHDIVVNGKSISNLHPPRYVIAVNKPRGYVCSNQDDFADKLVFELLPRQLQRLKLFVAGRLDKDSSGLVIITNDGAFAQQLTHPSRAIEKHYLVSFKPPLSPEEFPWFLQGQRVEGELLKFEKIIPPRRDKPPYSSLEVVLCHGKKREIRRLFKHSRRDVKKLQRVSIGRFALKGLAPGGHRVLNEKEIQSLLATRG
- the fabG gene encoding 3-oxoacyl-[acyl-carrier-protein] reductase, with amino-acid sequence MSSDQKTKTAVVTGASRGIGKAIALELAASGHRVCCVSRSVASSQPVVDAIIAAGGQAKAYAVDVSSADEVKAACEAMLKEWGLVDVLVNNAGITRDGLMIRMSDDDWNQVIQTNLTSCFTWTRELIRPMARARWGRVINIASVIGLIGNAGQANYAAAKAGIIGMTKSVAKEFAARNITANVVAPGFIQTDMTDVLGDEVKEQILKQIPMKRMGTPEDISKVVGFLASSHSDYVTGQVFTVDGGMVM